The following coding sequences lie in one Arachis stenosperma cultivar V10309 chromosome 5, arast.V10309.gnm1.PFL2, whole genome shotgun sequence genomic window:
- the LOC130982125 gene encoding pentatricopeptide repeat-containing protein At3g60050-like isoform X1 has protein sequence MNSLALLGNRMVHKFPHCVNICRKLCNQPFHCDDDEVWSGFEFVEEPLKKMCATSCDIVDFDSNGDNASFERKQFLHRNGSIENVRMDAEKILEVLGQDSPELDFRLALDGLRVRPSAFLVREVLYWMLKGINCENKGRCAKLAYKFFLWCGQQEGYWHTANSYHLVLQIFAACDEFQAMWRLVDEMIEKGFPATARTFHILICTCGEAGFARKLVMKFIKSKSFNYRPFRHSYNAILHCLLVLNEYRLIEWVYRQMLLDGLSFDVLTYNIVYVTC, from the coding sequence ATGAATTCGTTAGCCCTTTTAGGTAATAGGATGGTTCACAAGTTTCCACATTGTGTGAACATTTGTAGGAAATTATGCAATCAACCTTTTCATTGCGATGATGATGAGGTTTGGAGTGGTTTTGAATTCGTTgaggagcctttgaagaaaatgTGTGCTACCTCTTGTGACATTGTTGATTTTGATTCGAATGGGGATAACGCTAGCTTCGAGAGGAAGCAATTTTTGCATAGGAATGGGTCCATAGAAAATGTGAGGATGGATGCTGAGAAAATTCTTGAGGTTCTTGGACAGGATAGTCCCGAGTTAGATTTTAGACTGGCTTTGGATGGATTGCGTGTTAGGCCATCAGCTTTTCTCGTGAGGGAGGTTCTGTATTGGATGTTGAAAGGCATAAACTGCGAAAACAAGGGGAGATGCGCTAAACTGGCGTACAAATTTTTTCTGTGGTGTGGGCAGCAGGAGGGTTACTGGCACACTGCAAATTCCTATCACTTAGTTCTGCAGATATTTGCCGCGTGTGATGAGTTTCAAGCGATGTGGAGGCTTGTTGATGAGATGATTGAGAAAGGATTTCCAGCTACTGCTCGCACTTTCCACATTTTGATTTGCACTTGTGGTGAGGCAGGGTTTGCTAGGAAGTTGGTGATGAAGTTCATTAAGTCAAAATCATTTAACTACCGGCCCTTTAGGCACTCCTACAATGCAATTCTCCATTGTCTTCTTGTTTTAAACGAGTACCGTTTGATTGAGTGGGTTTATAGGCAAATGTTGCTTGATGGTTTATCCTTTGATGTTTTGACTTACAACATTGTTTATGTGACATGTTAG
- the LOC130982125 gene encoding pentatricopeptide repeat-containing protein At1g55630-like isoform X2: MCATSCDIVDFDSNGDNASFERKQFLHRNGSIENVRMDAEKILEVLGQDSPELDFRLALDGLRVRPSAFLVREVLYWMLKGINCENKGRCAKLAYKFFLWCGQQEGYWHTANSYHLVLQIFAACDEFQAMWRLVDEMIEKGFPATARTFHILICTCGEAGFARKLVMKFIKSKSFNYRPFRHSYNAILHCLLVLNEYRLIEWVYRQMLLDGLSFDVLTYNIVYVTC; the protein is encoded by the coding sequence atgTGTGCTACCTCTTGTGACATTGTTGATTTTGATTCGAATGGGGATAACGCTAGCTTCGAGAGGAAGCAATTTTTGCATAGGAATGGGTCCATAGAAAATGTGAGGATGGATGCTGAGAAAATTCTTGAGGTTCTTGGACAGGATAGTCCCGAGTTAGATTTTAGACTGGCTTTGGATGGATTGCGTGTTAGGCCATCAGCTTTTCTCGTGAGGGAGGTTCTGTATTGGATGTTGAAAGGCATAAACTGCGAAAACAAGGGGAGATGCGCTAAACTGGCGTACAAATTTTTTCTGTGGTGTGGGCAGCAGGAGGGTTACTGGCACACTGCAAATTCCTATCACTTAGTTCTGCAGATATTTGCCGCGTGTGATGAGTTTCAAGCGATGTGGAGGCTTGTTGATGAGATGATTGAGAAAGGATTTCCAGCTACTGCTCGCACTTTCCACATTTTGATTTGCACTTGTGGTGAGGCAGGGTTTGCTAGGAAGTTGGTGATGAAGTTCATTAAGTCAAAATCATTTAACTACCGGCCCTTTAGGCACTCCTACAATGCAATTCTCCATTGTCTTCTTGTTTTAAACGAGTACCGTTTGATTGAGTGGGTTTATAGGCAAATGTTGCTTGATGGTTTATCCTTTGATGTTTTGACTTACAACATTGTTTATGTGACATGTTAG